Proteins encoded within one genomic window of Polynucleobacter duraquae:
- the mscL gene encoding large conductance mechanosensitive channel protein MscL, with protein MAVLKEFRDFAVRGNVIDLAVGVIIGGAFGKIVDSLVNDIVMPVISTLLGGHIDFTNLFLVLGKIPEGVPRTFDALKKAGVPIFAYGNFITISINFILLAFVIFQMVKVVNKVRLVDAQPAPSEPENTVLLREIRDSLKK; from the coding sequence ATGGCTGTTTTAAAGGAATTTCGTGACTTTGCGGTCAGGGGAAATGTTATTGATTTGGCGGTTGGTGTGATCATTGGCGGGGCTTTTGGGAAGATTGTAGATTCCCTCGTAAATGACATCGTGATGCCGGTGATTTCCACTCTTTTAGGGGGTCATATTGACTTTACCAACCTCTTCTTGGTGCTAGGCAAGATCCCAGAGGGGGTGCCCAGAACTTTTGATGCCCTTAAAAAGGCTGGGGTACCAATTTTTGCCTATGGAAACTTCATCACTATTTCCATTAACTTTATTTTGCTGGCGTTTGTCATTTTTCAAATGGTCAAAGTAGTTAATAAGGTGCGACTTGTCGACGCACAACCAGCGCCATCAGAACCAGAAAACACAGTTCTTTTGCGGGAAATTCGCGATAGCCTCAAAAAATAA
- the petA gene encoding ubiquinol-cytochrome c reductase iron-sulfur subunit, which produces MSDKPSMDKDRRNWLIATSAVGGVGAAAALYPFVDSFQPSERAKAAGAAVEIDISGMQPDEMRMVEWRGKPVWVVRRTPEQVAELSKIDAELADPDSLRDPAQFTPPYAQNQWRSIKPEYMVVVGICTHLGCSPTPKFEAGAQPSLPNTWQGGFLCPCHGSTFDMAGRVFKNKPAPDNMEVPPHMYLSDTKILVGEDKKA; this is translated from the coding sequence ATGAGTGACAAGCCCAGTATGGATAAGGATCGCCGTAATTGGTTGATCGCCACTTCAGCAGTCGGCGGTGTTGGCGCAGCCGCAGCCCTTTACCCTTTTGTGGATAGTTTTCAACCTTCTGAGCGCGCCAAGGCCGCCGGAGCTGCTGTTGAGATCGATATCTCTGGCATGCAGCCAGACGAAATGCGTATGGTTGAATGGCGCGGTAAGCCAGTATGGGTGGTGCGCCGTACTCCTGAACAGGTTGCCGAGCTTTCTAAGATAGATGCAGAGCTCGCAGACCCTGATTCTTTAAGGGATCCAGCCCAATTTACCCCGCCATATGCACAAAATCAATGGCGCTCAATCAAGCCGGAATATATGGTTGTAGTTGGTATTTGTACCCATTTAGGGTGCTCGCCTACGCCTAAGTTTGAGGCAGGCGCTCAACCCTCTTTGCCAAACACTTGGCAGGGCGGTTTTCTTTGCCCATGTCATGGCTCCACATTTGATATGGCCGGCCGTGTGTTTAAGAACAAACCAGCTCCAGACAATATGGAAGTGCCGCCGCATATGTATTTGAGCGACACCAAAATTCTGGTTGGCGAAGATAAGAAGGCCTAA